In Actinoplanes sp. NBC_00393, a single genomic region encodes these proteins:
- a CDS encoding nuclear transport factor 2 family protein: MNEIREVIERKAALLETGDAKAILSYYTPTFVEYNLAPPLRQPGDARDPGKLEAWMATFEAPPRREVTQLEITVDGDVAFATSIDCLSAVPRGSTEGFRLWFRVTLGLRRVDGRWLVVHEHESVPFEMDGTFQASIGLEP; this comes from the coding sequence ATGAACGAGATCAGGGAAGTCATCGAACGCAAGGCCGCTCTGCTGGAGACCGGCGACGCCAAGGCCATCCTGTCCTACTACACGCCCACGTTCGTCGAGTACAACCTCGCCCCGCCGCTGCGCCAGCCGGGTGACGCCCGGGACCCGGGCAAGCTGGAGGCGTGGATGGCGACCTTCGAGGCGCCGCCGCGCCGTGAGGTCACCCAGCTGGAGATCACCGTGGACGGCGACGTGGCGTTCGCGACCAGCATCGACTGCCTCAGCGCGGTGCCGCGCGGGTCCACCGAGGGGTTCCGCCTGTGGTTCCGGGTGACGCTGGGGCTGCGCCGCGTCGACGGGCGCTGGTTGGTGGTGCACGAGCACGAGTCGGTGCCGTTCGAGATGGACGGCACGTTCCAGGCGTCGATCGGCCTGGAGCCCTGA
- a CDS encoding YciI family protein: MKYVILIQSNPQSLAVWETLTEQQQGDLGLGHLRLTEEMRKAGVLVASEGLGDPALATQVSVRDGKTITSDGPYAEVKEHLAGFYLIDVADREEAIAWAAKAPDAAYTRVELRPVLDMSEWEF; encoded by the coding sequence GTGAAGTACGTGATCCTGATCCAGTCGAACCCGCAGTCCCTGGCGGTCTGGGAGACGCTGACCGAGCAGCAGCAGGGCGATCTCGGGCTGGGCCACCTGCGGCTCACCGAGGAGATGCGCAAGGCCGGCGTGCTGGTCGCGAGCGAAGGTCTCGGCGATCCGGCGCTGGCCACCCAGGTCTCCGTCCGGGACGGGAAGACGATCACCTCCGACGGACCGTACGCCGAGGTCAAGGAGCATCTGGCCGGCTTCTACCTGATCGACGTGGCGGACCGGGAGGAGGCGATCGCCTGGGCCGCGAAGGCGCCGGACGCCGCGTACACCCGGGTCGAGCTGCGGCCGGTCCTGGACATGAGCGAGTGGGAGTTCTGA
- a CDS encoding RNA polymerase sigma factor produces the protein MGVLTGLPDLLRECAPQVLAALVRRYGDFETCEDAVQEALLAAARQWPETGVPEHPRNWLITVASRRRIELLRTETARRRREDAVWHEPAPEVRGDDELALLLLCCHPALSVPAQVTLTLRAVGGLGTAEIARALLLPEATVGQRISRAKQRIREAGARFERPAPGEFGQRLTAVRHVLYLIFNEGHTASSGERLQRVELTREAIRLTRQLHRRLPEDGEVAGLLALMLLTDARRVARTGPDGTLIPLAEQDRTRWDATAIAEGVAIITRALQRAPVGPFQVQAAIAAVHDEAARPEDTDWPQILALYELLHALAPSPMVALNRIVARAMVDGPAAGLAALDRVAGDPVLARHHRTAAVRAHLLELAGDRDGARENYRLAARLTLSLPEQRYLESRAAGLR, from the coding sequence GTGGGAGTTCTGACCGGGCTGCCGGACCTGCTGCGCGAGTGCGCGCCGCAGGTCCTGGCCGCCCTGGTGCGCCGCTACGGCGACTTCGAGACCTGCGAGGACGCGGTCCAGGAGGCGCTGCTGGCGGCCGCCCGGCAGTGGCCGGAGACCGGCGTCCCGGAGCATCCGCGCAACTGGCTGATCACGGTGGCGAGCCGCCGCCGGATCGAGCTGCTGCGCACCGAGACCGCCCGGCGGCGCCGCGAGGACGCGGTGTGGCACGAGCCGGCGCCCGAGGTCCGCGGCGACGACGAGCTGGCGTTGCTGCTGCTCTGCTGCCATCCCGCGCTCAGTGTGCCGGCGCAGGTCACGCTGACCCTGCGGGCGGTCGGCGGGCTCGGCACCGCGGAGATCGCCCGGGCGCTGCTGCTGCCGGAGGCCACCGTGGGCCAGCGGATCAGCCGGGCCAAGCAGCGGATCCGGGAGGCCGGCGCACGCTTCGAGAGGCCCGCGCCGGGCGAGTTCGGCCAGCGGCTGACCGCGGTCCGGCACGTGCTCTATCTGATCTTCAACGAGGGGCACACGGCGAGTTCCGGCGAGCGGTTGCAGCGGGTGGAGCTGACCCGGGAGGCGATCCGGCTGACCCGGCAGCTGCACCGGCGCCTGCCGGAGGACGGCGAGGTCGCCGGGTTGCTCGCGTTGATGCTGCTCACCGATGCCCGGCGGGTCGCGCGTACCGGTCCGGACGGCACCCTGATCCCGCTCGCCGAGCAGGACCGGACCCGCTGGGACGCCACGGCGATCGCCGAGGGCGTCGCGATCATCACCCGGGCCCTGCAGCGGGCCCCGGTCGGGCCCTTCCAGGTACAGGCCGCGATCGCGGCGGTGCACGACGAGGCAGCGCGGCCCGAGGACACCGACTGGCCGCAGATCCTTGCCCTGTACGAGCTACTGCACGCCCTCGCACCCAGCCCGATGGTGGCGCTGAACCGGATCGTGGCGCGGGCCATGGTCGACGGGCCGGCCGCCGGGCTCGCCGCCCTCGACCGGGTCGCCGGGGATCCGGTGCTGGCCCGGCACCACCGGACCGCCGCGGTCCGGGCCCACCTGCTCGAGCTGGCCGGCGACCGGGACGGGGCGCGGGAGAACTACCGGCTGGCGGCGCGGCTCACGCTCAGCCTCCCCGAGCAGCGCTATCTGGAGTCGCGGGCGGCCGGACTCCGCTGA
- a CDS encoding glycerol-3-phosphate dehydrogenase/oxidase, which yields MIMTALSPDYRDAALTTLAEAEVDVLVIGGGVVGAGCALDAVTRGLTVGLVEARDFASGTSSRSSKLIHGGLRYLEMLDFGLVREALRERGLILQRLAPHLARPVRFLYPLQHHGWERLYAGLGVTLYDTMAWSHSLPRHRHLTRRGALRACPSLRSDSLVGALQYYDAKVDDARHTLFLARTAAAYGAHVVSRTEVVGFLREGERVTGVRVHDLEHDRTFEIRAQQVVNATGVWTDDTQKLVGERGQIHVRASKGIHLVVPRDRIQSSTGLILRTASSVLFVIPWGRHWIVGTTDTDWALDKAHPAASSKDIDYLLREVNKVLSRPLERADVEGVYAGLRPLLTGESDSTSKLSREHSVGSPVPGLVVVAGGKYTTYRVMAKDAIDACVHGLARSVARCVTDQVPLVGAEGYPALWNRRGLLAASSGLHVARVEHLLGRYGTLTQELLDLIRDDPDLGRPIEGADDYLRAEFVYAASAEGARHLVDVLARRTRISIETFDRGTVAARDAAELMGRVLGWTPGQIEREVENYRLRVEAERASQEQQDDETADAARLGAPDVVPLRL from the coding sequence CTGATCATGACAGCTCTTTCTCCGGACTACCGGGACGCCGCCCTGACCACCCTCGCGGAGGCCGAGGTCGACGTGCTGGTGATCGGTGGGGGAGTGGTGGGGGCGGGTTGCGCGCTCGACGCGGTCACCAGGGGTTTGACCGTGGGCCTCGTCGAAGCGCGCGACTTCGCCTCCGGCACCTCCAGCCGGTCCAGCAAGCTGATCCACGGCGGCCTGCGCTATCTGGAGATGCTGGACTTCGGGCTGGTACGCGAGGCGCTGCGGGAACGCGGTCTGATCCTGCAGCGCCTCGCGCCGCACCTGGCCCGCCCGGTCCGGTTTCTCTACCCGCTCCAGCACCACGGCTGGGAGCGGCTCTACGCCGGGCTCGGGGTCACCCTCTACGACACCATGGCGTGGTCGCACTCGCTGCCCCGCCACCGGCACCTGACCCGCCGGGGCGCGCTGCGGGCCTGCCCGTCGCTGCGTTCGGACTCCCTGGTCGGCGCGCTGCAGTACTACGACGCGAAGGTGGACGACGCCCGGCACACCCTGTTCCTGGCCCGGACCGCCGCGGCGTACGGCGCGCACGTCGTCTCCCGCACCGAGGTCGTCGGCTTCCTGCGCGAGGGCGAGCGGGTCACCGGCGTACGCGTCCACGACCTCGAACACGACCGGACCTTCGAGATCCGCGCCCAGCAGGTGGTCAACGCGACCGGGGTGTGGACCGACGACACCCAGAAACTGGTCGGCGAACGCGGGCAGATCCACGTCCGGGCGTCGAAGGGCATCCACCTGGTCGTACCCCGCGACCGGATCCAGTCCTCGACCGGGCTGATCCTGCGCACCGCGTCCAGCGTGCTCTTCGTGATCCCGTGGGGCCGGCACTGGATCGTCGGCACCACCGACACCGACTGGGCCCTGGACAAGGCGCATCCGGCCGCCTCCAGCAAGGACATCGACTACCTGCTCAGAGAGGTGAACAAGGTCCTGTCCCGGCCGCTGGAACGCGCCGACGTGGAAGGTGTCTACGCCGGGCTGCGGCCGCTGCTCACCGGCGAGTCGGACTCGACGTCCAAGCTGTCCCGGGAGCACTCGGTCGGCAGCCCGGTGCCGGGGCTCGTCGTGGTCGCCGGGGGCAAGTACACGACGTACCGGGTGATGGCCAAGGACGCGATCGACGCCTGCGTGCACGGGCTGGCGCGCTCGGTGGCGCGCTGTGTCACCGACCAGGTGCCGCTGGTCGGCGCGGAAGGCTATCCGGCGCTGTGGAACCGGCGGGGTCTGCTGGCCGCCTCCTCCGGGCTGCACGTGGCCCGGGTCGAGCACCTGCTCGGCCGGTACGGCACGCTCACCCAGGAGCTGCTCGACCTGATCCGCGACGATCCGGACCTGGGCCGGCCGATCGAGGGCGCCGACGACTACCTGCGGGCCGAGTTCGTCTACGCAGCCTCGGCCGAGGGGGCCCGGCATCTGGTGGATGTGCTCGCCCGGCGTACCCGGATCTCGATCGAGACGTTCGACCGCGGCACCGTCGCCGCGCGGGACGCGGCCGAGCTGATGGGCCGGGTGCTGGGGTGGACACCCGGCCAGATCGAGCGGGAGGTGGAGAACTACCGGCTGCGGGTGGAGGCCGAACGCGCTTCCCAGGAACAGCAGGACGACGAGACCGCCGACGCGGCACGACTGGGCGCGCCGGACGTCGTACCCCTGCGGTTGTGA
- a CDS encoding pyruvoyl-dependent arginine decarboxylase, giving the protein MQTSAVYDEIPVIKVVGRGSTTLSAFHDALVQADIAVYNLVRLSSVIPPGTQVDATGKTPAPQGAWGDKLYCVYAEQYATLPGEQAWAGIGWVQRLDGQGGLFVEHEGTSEGYVTTAIKNSLRDLVRGHSEAFTDPDFVVHGAVCDGDPVCAMVIAPYETASWAGAPRN; this is encoded by the coding sequence TTGCAGACCTCCGCGGTTTACGACGAGATCCCGGTCATCAAGGTGGTCGGCCGGGGTTCCACCACCCTCTCGGCCTTCCACGACGCCCTGGTGCAGGCCGACATCGCGGTCTACAACCTGGTCCGGCTCTCCAGCGTGATCCCGCCCGGCACCCAGGTCGACGCGACCGGCAAGACGCCGGCCCCGCAGGGCGCCTGGGGCGACAAGCTGTACTGCGTGTACGCCGAGCAGTACGCGACCCTGCCGGGCGAGCAGGCCTGGGCCGGCATCGGCTGGGTGCAGCGACTGGACGGACAGGGCGGCCTGTTCGTCGAGCACGAGGGCACCAGCGAGGGATACGTCACGACGGCGATCAAGAACAGCCTGCGTGACCTGGTCCGCGGCCACTCGGAGGCGTTCACCGACCCGGACTTCGTGGTGCACGGCGCGGTCTGCGACGGTGACCCGGTGTGCGCCATGGTGATCGCGCCCTACGAGACCGCCTCCTGGGCGGGCGCCCCGCGCAACTGA
- the glpK gene encoding glycerol kinase GlpK, with translation MADFVGAVDQGTTSTRFMIFDHGGNEVGRHQLEHEQILPQAGWVEHNPIEIWERTNAVVRTAMQKANLAASDLAAVGITNQRETAVVWDRRTGRPYYNAIVWQDTRTDRIASALDRDGRGDVIRRKAGLPPATYFSGGKIQWILENVDGVREAAERGDAIFGNTDSWLIWNMTGGVEGGNHLTDVTNASRTMLMNLETLDWDDELLSFFNIPRQMLPEIRPSSDPNSYGSAHSPGPLGGDVPITGDLGDQQAATVGQVCFAPGEAKNTYGTGNFMLLNTGTNLVRSENGLLTTVCYKLGDAAPVYALEGSIAVTGSAVQWLRDQLHLIHEASESESLAAQVPDNGGVYFVPAFSGLFAPYWRSDARGAIVGLSRFNTSAHIARATLEAICYQTRDVVDAMAQDSGVTLDVLKVDGGITMNNLCMQIQADVLGVPVSRPVVAETTALGAAYAAGLAVGFWKNTDELRENWNESQRWQPDWSQEQREQGFGKWKKAVQRTLDWVDVD, from the coding sequence GTGGCTGACTTCGTCGGTGCAGTGGACCAGGGCACCACCAGCACCCGATTCATGATCTTCGATCACGGCGGCAACGAGGTGGGCCGTCACCAACTCGAGCACGAGCAGATCCTGCCTCAGGCCGGCTGGGTGGAGCACAATCCGATCGAGATTTGGGAGCGTACGAACGCGGTGGTGCGCACCGCGATGCAGAAGGCGAACCTGGCGGCGAGCGACCTGGCCGCGGTCGGGATCACCAACCAGCGCGAGACCGCGGTGGTGTGGGACCGGCGCACCGGCCGGCCCTACTACAACGCGATCGTCTGGCAGGACACGCGTACCGACCGGATCGCCTCGGCGCTGGACCGGGACGGGCGCGGCGACGTCATCCGCCGCAAGGCCGGCCTGCCACCGGCCACGTACTTCTCCGGCGGCAAGATCCAGTGGATCCTGGAGAACGTCGACGGCGTCCGCGAGGCGGCCGAACGCGGCGACGCGATCTTCGGCAACACCGACAGCTGGCTGATCTGGAACATGACCGGCGGCGTGGAGGGTGGCAACCACCTCACCGACGTCACCAACGCCAGCCGCACCATGCTGATGAACCTGGAGACGCTGGACTGGGACGACGAGCTGCTGTCGTTCTTCAACATCCCGCGGCAGATGCTGCCGGAGATCCGGCCCTCCTCCGACCCGAACAGCTACGGCTCGGCGCACTCGCCGGGACCGCTGGGCGGCGACGTCCCGATCACCGGGGACCTCGGCGACCAGCAGGCCGCCACGGTGGGCCAGGTCTGCTTCGCACCGGGCGAGGCCAAGAACACCTACGGTACGGGCAACTTCATGCTGCTCAACACCGGGACGAACCTGGTCCGCTCGGAGAACGGGCTGCTCACGACGGTCTGCTACAAGCTGGGCGACGCCGCCCCGGTCTACGCCCTCGAAGGCTCGATCGCGGTCACCGGCTCCGCCGTGCAGTGGCTGCGTGACCAGCTGCACCTCATCCACGAGGCGTCCGAGAGCGAGAGCCTGGCGGCGCAGGTCCCGGACAACGGCGGCGTCTACTTCGTACCGGCGTTCTCCGGCCTGTTCGCGCCCTACTGGCGGTCGGACGCGCGGGGCGCCATCGTCGGGCTGTCGCGCTTCAACACCAGCGCGCACATCGCCCGGGCCACCCTGGAAGCGATCTGCTACCAGACCCGCGACGTGGTCGACGCGATGGCACAGGACTCCGGGGTGACGCTGGACGTGCTCAAGGTGGACGGCGGCATCACCATGAACAACCTCTGCATGCAGATCCAGGCGGACGTGCTCGGCGTGCCGGTCAGCCGCCCGGTGGTGGCCGAGACGACGGCACTGGGCGCCGCATATGCGGCCGGCCTCGCGGTGGGCTTCTGGAAGAACACCGACGAACTGCGCGAGAACTGGAACGAGTCGCAGCGCTGGCAGCCGGACTGGTCGCAGGAACAGCGCGAGCAGGGCTTCGGCAAGTGGAAGAAGGCGGTGCAGCGAACCCTCGACTGGGTGGATGTGGACTGA
- a CDS encoding MIP/aquaporin family protein, whose product MATRPKIPGLLGEFAAEFAGTMILILFGVGVVAQVAGAGIGDHDSIAWAWGLGVVFGVYVAARISGAHLNPAVTIALAVFQGFSWRKVAPYIVAQFLGAFVAALLVRWNYTEVLNAADPGLTIKTQGVFSTLPGNGTLPIGEWGAFRDQIIGTAILLFLILAVTDVLSTPPQANLAPFIIGLIVVGIGMAWGTAAGYAINPARDFGPRLASFLTGYEDAFRDQTGYLYFWVPIVAPIIGGVIGAGLYKVLVGRFLPSAEPPEPGRVPTPRGEDDNVEARRG is encoded by the coding sequence ATGGCTACACGACCCAAGATCCCCGGCTTGCTCGGCGAGTTCGCGGCCGAGTTCGCCGGCACGATGATCCTCATTCTGTTCGGTGTCGGCGTGGTGGCGCAGGTCGCCGGGGCCGGTATCGGCGATCACGACAGTATCGCCTGGGCCTGGGGCCTGGGCGTGGTGTTCGGCGTCTACGTCGCGGCGCGGATCAGCGGCGCGCACCTCAATCCGGCGGTCACCATCGCGCTCGCCGTCTTCCAGGGCTTCTCCTGGCGCAAGGTGGCACCGTACATCGTGGCCCAGTTCCTCGGCGCGTTCGTCGCGGCCCTTCTGGTGCGCTGGAACTACACCGAGGTCCTGAACGCGGCGGACCCGGGACTGACCATCAAGACGCAGGGTGTCTTCTCCACCCTGCCGGGCAACGGCACGCTGCCGATCGGCGAGTGGGGCGCGTTCCGCGACCAGATCATCGGCACCGCGATCCTGCTGTTCCTGATCCTCGCGGTCACCGACGTGCTCAGCACACCACCGCAGGCCAACCTGGCCCCGTTCATCATCGGCCTGATCGTCGTCGGCATCGGCATGGCGTGGGGGACCGCCGCCGGCTACGCGATCAACCCGGCCCGTGACTTCGGGCCGAGACTCGCCAGCTTCCTCACCGGTTATGAGGACGCGTTCCGAGATCAGACGGGGTATCTCTACTTCTGGGTGCCGATAGTCGCGCCCATCATCGGTGGTGTCATCGGCGCGGGCCTGTACAAAGTTCTGGTCGGGCGCTTCCTGCCCTCGGCGGAACCGCCGGAGCCGGGCCGGGTACCGACACCCCGTGGAGAGGACGACAACGTGGAGGCACGCCGTGGCTGA
- a CDS encoding IclR family transcriptional regulator: MPGTVQSIERAAAILRILATGPGRLGLSEIARALDLAKGTTHGILRTLQVVGFVEQDRVSGQYQLGGALLHLGTSYLDINELRSRSINWADPLAARSGEAVRIGTVLEGRVLVVHHVFRPDDTFQTLDVGALLPLHATAMGKVLLAYRAGSFDFSDLEAFTRLTIVEPRALATALEGVREAGWATEVEEFLLGQAAVAAPIRGYGGLVVGAIGISGPVERICDSHYRPHPRLVSYVRDAARAVSRDLGAAR, from the coding sequence ATGCCCGGCACGGTGCAGTCGATCGAGCGAGCCGCCGCGATCCTGCGGATACTGGCGACTGGCCCGGGCCGGCTCGGTCTCAGCGAGATCGCCCGCGCCCTCGACCTGGCCAAAGGCACCACCCACGGCATCCTGCGCACGCTGCAGGTGGTCGGTTTCGTCGAGCAGGACCGGGTCTCCGGGCAGTACCAGCTCGGCGGCGCGCTGCTGCACCTGGGCACCAGCTATCTCGACATCAACGAACTGCGCTCCCGGTCGATCAACTGGGCCGACCCGCTCGCCGCGCGCAGCGGGGAGGCGGTCCGGATCGGCACCGTCCTGGAGGGCCGGGTGCTGGTCGTGCACCACGTCTTCCGGCCCGACGACACGTTCCAGACCCTCGACGTCGGTGCCCTGCTGCCGTTGCACGCCACCGCGATGGGCAAGGTGCTGCTGGCGTACCGGGCCGGTTCTTTCGATTTCTCGGATCTCGAGGCGTTCACGCGGCTGACCATCGTGGAGCCCCGCGCGCTCGCCACCGCGCTGGAGGGTGTCCGCGAAGCCGGCTGGGCCACCGAGGTCGAGGAGTTCCTGCTCGGCCAGGCCGCCGTCGCGGCGCCGATCCGCGGTTACGGCGGCCTGGTGGTCGGCGCGATCGGCATCTCCGGGCCGGTCGAGCGCATCTGCGACAGCCACTACCGGCCGCACCCCCGCCTCGTCAGCTACGTCCGCGACGCCGCCCGCGCGGTGTCCCGCGACCTGGGAGCCGCCCGATGA
- the glpK gene encoding glycerol kinase GlpK — MTERYVVAIDQGTTSTRCIVFDRRGQLVSLAQQEHKQHFPKPGWVEHDAAEIWRNVERLAPRALRRAGIGLDQVAALGIANQRETTVLWDRQTGTPIGRAIIWQDTRTDALVHELSGRPEAASLQERSGLPLATYFSGPRLKWALDHTPGLRERAERGDVLCGTMETWLIWNLTGGLHVTDVTNASRTMLLDVRTLEWSPEACAFFGIPPAMLPEVRPSIGVFGTATAAFPGVRIGAALGDQQAALFGQTCFTPGEAKCTYGTGSFLLLNTGTELVRSENGLLSTVAYQIAGEPAAYALEGSIAITGSLVQWFRDQLELISSAPEIETLARTVADNGGCYIVPAFSGLYAPYWRSEARGVIVGLTSYITKGHLARAVLEATAWQTREVVDAMNANSGLTLTTLKVDGGMTADNLLMQMIADVLDVPLVRPLAVETVSLGAAYAAGLAVGYWPDLDGLRRNWHIAGQWMPAMNPEVRSTEYANWRRAVERTFDWIQPA; from the coding sequence ATGACCGAGCGATACGTGGTCGCGATCGACCAGGGCACGACGTCCACCCGCTGCATCGTCTTCGACCGGCGGGGACAGCTCGTCTCCCTCGCCCAGCAGGAGCACAAACAACACTTCCCGAAACCCGGCTGGGTCGAGCACGACGCGGCCGAGATCTGGCGCAACGTGGAACGGCTGGCGCCGCGGGCGCTGCGCCGGGCCGGAATCGGCCTCGATCAGGTGGCCGCGCTGGGCATCGCCAACCAGCGGGAGACCACGGTGCTGTGGGACCGGCAGACCGGTACGCCGATCGGCCGCGCGATCATCTGGCAGGACACCCGGACCGACGCGCTGGTGCACGAGCTGTCCGGCCGACCAGAGGCGGCGTCGCTGCAGGAGCGTTCCGGCCTGCCGCTGGCCACCTACTTCTCCGGCCCGCGCCTGAAATGGGCCCTGGACCACACCCCCGGCCTGCGTGAACGCGCCGAACGCGGCGACGTGCTCTGCGGCACCATGGAGACCTGGCTGATCTGGAACCTGACCGGCGGCCTGCACGTCACCGACGTCACCAACGCGAGCCGCACGATGCTGCTGGACGTGCGCACCCTGGAGTGGTCACCGGAGGCGTGCGCGTTCTTCGGCATCCCGCCGGCCATGCTGCCCGAGGTGCGGCCGTCGATCGGGGTGTTCGGCACGGCGACGGCGGCGTTTCCCGGGGTGCGGATCGGGGCGGCTCTCGGCGATCAGCAGGCGGCGCTGTTCGGGCAGACCTGTTTCACGCCGGGCGAGGCGAAATGCACGTACGGGACCGGCAGTTTCTTGCTGCTCAACACCGGCACCGAGTTGGTGCGCTCGGAGAACGGGCTGCTCAGCACGGTGGCGTACCAGATCGCCGGCGAGCCGGCGGCGTACGCCCTGGAGGGCTCGATCGCGATCACCGGCTCGCTGGTGCAGTGGTTCCGCGACCAGCTCGAGCTGATCTCCAGCGCGCCCGAGATCGAGACCCTGGCCCGGACCGTGGCGGACAACGGCGGCTGCTACATCGTGCCCGCCTTCTCCGGCCTGTACGCGCCGTACTGGCGCAGCGAGGCCCGCGGCGTGATCGTGGGCCTGACCTCGTACATCACCAAGGGCCACCTGGCCCGCGCGGTGCTGGAGGCGACCGCCTGGCAGACCCGCGAGGTGGTCGACGCGATGAACGCGAACTCCGGGCTCACCCTCACCACGCTCAAGGTCGACGGCGGGATGACCGCGGACAACCTGCTGATGCAGATGATCGCGGACGTGCTGGACGTGCCGCTGGTCCGGCCGCTCGCGGTGGAGACGGTGTCGCTGGGTGCGGCGTACGCGGCCGGGCTGGCCGTCGGGTACTGGCCGGACCTGGACGGGCTGCGCCGCAACTGGCACATCGCCGGCCAGTGGATGCCGGCCATGAACCCGGAGGTGCGCTCCACCGAGTACGCCAACTGGCGCCGCGCGGTGGAACGCACCTTCGACTGGATCCAGCCGGCCTGA
- a CDS encoding zinc-ribbon domain-containing protein: protein MFLLFGLRTKDHMAGTRMMICEICGWEAPQSVLRRSTKFTLFFIPLFPVKPSREYLVCGHCRGFREAGHAHNLAHRG, encoded by the coding sequence TTGTTCCTGCTGTTCGGTCTGCGGACCAAGGACCACATGGCCGGCACCCGCATGATGATCTGCGAGATCTGCGGGTGGGAGGCGCCCCAGTCGGTGCTGCGGCGCAGCACGAAGTTCACCCTGTTCTTCATCCCGCTGTTCCCGGTCAAGCCGAGCCGGGAGTATCTGGTGTGCGGCCACTGCCGCGGTTTCCGCGAGGCCGGTCACGCGCATAACCTGGCCCATCGGGGGTAG
- a CDS encoding hemerythrin domain-containing protein, which yields MTSPQSGGDVIDVLVADHRDVTALIANIRSVADPMIRRDLTDTAISELVRHAVAEEMYVYPVMKKYLPEGEKAVEHDIEEHKELEETMKRLEGLDVETSEFSQALNKLEELLADHVQDEETDQFPQLRSVVPAQELVELAGKVETAKKLAPTRPHPGAPNAELFHKLVGPGVGLVDRLRDKLSGRATK from the coding sequence GTGACGAGCCCGCAGAGTGGCGGGGACGTGATCGACGTCCTCGTCGCCGACCACCGTGACGTGACCGCCCTGATCGCCAACATTCGGTCGGTCGCCGACCCGATGATCCGGCGTGACCTGACCGACACCGCGATCAGCGAGCTGGTGCGGCACGCCGTGGCCGAGGAGATGTACGTCTACCCGGTCATGAAGAAGTACCTGCCCGAGGGCGAGAAGGCCGTCGAGCACGACATCGAGGAGCACAAGGAACTCGAGGAGACGATGAAGCGCCTCGAGGGCCTCGACGTCGAGACCTCCGAGTTCTCCCAGGCGCTGAACAAGCTGGAGGAGCTGCTCGCCGACCACGTGCAGGATGAGGAGACCGACCAGTTCCCCCAGCTGCGCAGTGTGGTGCCGGCGCAGGAGCTGGTCGAGCTGGCCGGCAAGGTGGAGACCGCCAAGAAGCTGGCGCCCACCCGGCCGCACCCCGGCGCCCCCAACGCCGAGCTGTTCCACAAGCTGGTCGGCCCCGGCGTCGGCCTGGTCGACCGGCTGCGCGACAAGCTGAGCGGCCGCGCCACGAAGTAG
- a CDS encoding NADPH-dependent F420 reductase produces MTTIGLIGSGNIGSTVARLAVAAGYDVVLSNSRGPETLQDLVKELGPAARAATPAEAAAAADLVVVTVPLRAFRDVPAEPLAGKVVIDTNNYYPERDGVFPELEDGSTTTGELLQKHLAESRVVKGFNNIWFGHLGDLARPAGSADRSALPIAGDDAAAKLLVTEFLDRVGFDTVDAGPLAENWRTQRDSAVYVNPYGAYGVLPGTPASAEVVREALAAAKAG; encoded by the coding sequence ATGACGACGATCGGACTCATCGGCAGCGGAAACATCGGCAGCACTGTGGCCCGCCTCGCGGTGGCCGCCGGTTACGACGTGGTGCTGAGCAACTCGCGCGGCCCCGAGACCCTGCAGGACCTGGTCAAGGAGCTGGGCCCGGCCGCCCGGGCGGCGACTCCCGCCGAGGCCGCGGCAGCCGCGGACCTCGTGGTGGTGACCGTGCCGCTGCGGGCCTTCCGGGACGTCCCGGCGGAGCCGCTGGCCGGCAAGGTGGTGATCGACACGAACAACTACTACCCGGAGCGCGACGGCGTCTTCCCCGAACTGGAGGACGGCTCCACCACCACCGGTGAGCTGCTGCAGAAGCACCTCGCCGAGTCGCGCGTGGTGAAGGGCTTCAACAACATCTGGTTCGGCCATCTGGGCGACCTGGCCCGCCCGGCGGGCAGCGCGGACCGGTCGGCCCTGCCGATCGCCGGTGACGACGCGGCGGCCAAGCTGCTCGTCACCGAGTTCCTCGACCGGGTCGGGTTCGACACCGTGGACGCCGGGCCGCTCGCCGAGAACTGGCGAACCCAACGGGACTCGGCGGTTTATGTGAATCCTTACGGCGCATACGGGGTACTGCCGGGTACGCCGGCGAGCGCGGAGGTCGTACGCGAAGCGCTCGCCGCGGCGAAGGCCGGCTGA